A genomic region of Peromyscus eremicus chromosome 19, PerEre_H2_v1, whole genome shotgun sequence contains the following coding sequences:
- the Hdac3 gene encoding histone deacetylase 3: MAKTVAYFYDPDVGNFHYGAGHPMKPHRLALTHSLVLHYGLYKKMIVFKPYQASQHDMCRFHSEDYIDFLQRVSPTNMQGFTKSLNAFNVGDDCPVFPGLFEFCSRYTGASLQGATQLNNKICDIAINWAGGLHHAKKFEASGFCYVNDIVIGILELLKYHPRVLYIDIDIHHGDGVQEAFYLTDRVMTVSFHKYGNYFFPGTGDMYEVGAESGRYYCLNVPLRDGIDDQSYKHLFQPVISQVVDFYQPTCIVLQCGADSLGCDRLGCFNLSIRGHGECVEYVKSFNIPLLVLGGGGYTVRNVARCWTYETSLLVEEAISEELPYSEYFEYFAPDFTLHPDVSTRIENQNSRQYLDQIRQTIFENLKMLNHAPSVQIHDVPADLLTYDRTDEADAEERGPEENYSRPEAPNEFYDGDHDNDKESDVEI; encoded by the exons ATGGCCAAGACCGTGGCGTATTTCTACGACCCCGACGTGGGCAACTTCCACTACG GAGCTGGGCACCCGATGAAGCCCCATCGCCTGGCATTGACTCATAGCCTAGTCCTGCATTATGGTCTCTATAAGAAGATGATC GTCTTCAAGCCCTATCAGGCCTCCCAGCACGACATGTGCCGCTTCCACTCGGAGGACTACATCGACTTCCTGCAGAGAGTGAGCCCCACCAATATGCAGGGTTTCACCAAGAGCCTTAACGCCTTCAACGTGGGTGATGACTG CCCAGTGTTTCCCGGGCTCTTTGAGTTCTGCTCCCGATACACAGGTGCATCTCTGCAGGGAGCAACGCAGCTGAACAACAAG ATCTGTGACATTGCCATCAACTGGGCTGGTGGTCTACACCATGCCAAGAAGTTTGAG gcctctggcttctgctacgtCAATGACATTGTAATTGGTATCCTGGAGCTGCTCAA GTACCACCCTCGGGTGCTCTACATTGATATCGACATCCACCATGGTGATGGGGTTCAGGAAGCCTTCTACCTCACTGACCGGGTCATGACTGTGTCGTTCCACAAGTACGGAAATTACTTCTTTCCTGGCACAG GTGACATGTATGAAGTTGGAGCAGAGAGTGGCCGCTACTATTGTCTCAATGTGCCCTTACGGGACGGCATTGATGATCAGA GTTACAAGCACCTTTTCCAGCCAGTCATCAGCCAGGTGGTGGACTTCTACCAACCTACGTGCATCGTGCTCCAG tgtGGAGCTGACTCCCTGGGCTGTGATCGATTAGGCTGTTTCAATCTCAGCATCCGAGGACATGG GGAATGTGTTGAATATGTCAAGAGCTTCAATATCCCTCTCctggtgctgggtggtggtggctacaCTGTCCGAAACGTTGCCAGGTGCTG GACCTATGAAACATCTCTGCTGGTAGAAGAGGCCATTAGTGAGGAACTTCCCTATAGTG AATACTTCGAGTACTTTGCCCCCGACTTCACGCTCCATCCAGACGTCAGCACCCGCATCGAGAATCAGAACTCACGACAG TATCTGGACCAGATCCGCCAGACAATCTTTGAAAACTTGAAGATGCTGAACCATGCACCGAGTGTCCAGATTCATGATGTCCCTGCAGACCTCCTGACGTATGACAGGACCGATGAGGCTGACGCGGAAGAGAGAGGGCCCGAGGAGAACTACAGCAG GCCGGAGGCGCCCAATGAATTCTATGATGGAGACCATGACAACGACAAGGAGAGTGATGTGGAGATTTAA
- the Rell2 gene encoding RELT-like protein 2: MSEPQPDLEPPQHGLYMLFLLVLVFFLMGLVGFMICHVLKKKGYRCRTSRGSEPDDAQLQPPEDDDVNEDTVERIVRCIIQNEANAEALKEMLGDSEGEGTVQLSSVDATSSLQDGAPSHHHTVHLGSAAPCIHCSRNKRPPLVRQGRSKEGKGRPRPGETTVFSVGRFRVTHIEKRHGLHEHRDGSPTDRSWGSGGGQEAGASQVAGGGQPRTGTAATERLLPEPPPSQAGATHPVQNGGLKDDSLVPSTLEGNPATSAELNLGTRGRGPSLGLPTQEANGQPTKLDTSGQQESLPPEEGGV, encoded by the exons ATGTCGGAACCACAGCCTGACCTGGAGCCGCCCCAACATGGGCTGTACATGCTCTTCCTGCTTGTGCTGGTCTTCTTCCTCATGGGCCTTGTAGGCTTCATGATCTGCCACGTGCTCAAGAAGAAAGGCTACCGCTGTCGCACGTCTAGGGGCTCAGAGCCTGATGATGCCCAGCTCCAGCCCC CTGAAGACGATGACGTGAATGAGGACACAGTAGAGAGGATTGTTCGCTGCATCATCCAAAATGAAG CCAATGCTGAGGCCTTGAAGGAGATGCTAGGGGACAGTGAAGGAGAAGGGACAGTACAGCTCTCCAG TGTGGATGCCACCTCCAGCCTGCAGGATGGAGCCCCTTCCCATCATCACACAGTGCATCTTGGCTCTGCAGCTCCTTGCATCCACTGTAGCCGCAACAAGAGGCCCCCACTTGTCCGTCAGGGTCGCTCTAAGGAAGGAAAAGGCCGCCCCCGGCCCGGAGAGACCACTGTTTTCTCAGTGGGCAG ATTCCGGGTGACACACATTGAGAAGCGCCACGGCCTACACGAACATCGTGATGGTTCCCCTACAGACAGAAGCTGGGGCTCTGGTGGGGGGCAGGAAGCAGGGGCCAGTCAGGTGGCTGGGGGAGGGCAGCCTAGGACAGGGACGGCTGCCACTGAGAGGCTGCTCCCTGAGCCACCACCCTCCCAGGCCGGAGCCACCCACCCAGTGCAGAACGGAGGACTCAAGGATGACAGCCTAGTCCCTAGTACACTTGAGGGAAACCCTGCAACCTCTGCAGAACTGAACTTGGGCACTAGAGGAAGAGGCCCAAGCCTAGGGCTGCCTACTCAGGAGGCAAACGGACAGCCAACCAAACTGGACACCTCAGGTCAGCAG GAATCTCTACCACCAGAAGAAGGGGGTGTGTGA